TATGCATTGCTTATAGTATGCATAATGTTAGGCACAAGTGCTTATTCGCAAGAAAAATTCATTATTGTGAATGGTACAGTTTTAGATAAAGAAACCAAGCAAGGGGTACCTGGGGTTTCGGTAATTTTAGAAGCCACCAATAAAGGTTTAACCCAAACCAATGGCAAAGGCCAGTTTAGCGTAAATGTACCGGTTGGCGGAACGCTTATATTTAAATTTTTAGGTTTTAATACCCAGAAAACCAAAATTACAGGGGCCACTAATATTACGGTAACCATTAGCGAAGACCGCAAAGCGCTTGATGAGGTAATTATTGTAGCTTACCAAAAGAGAAGTAAAGAAACCACTACTGGTTCGGCTACTTTAATACAGGCCAAAGAAGTTCAGGATATTCCGGTATCAAACGTAGAGCAGCTTTTGCAGGGTAAAGTTCCTGGATTAAACATTCAGAACAATACCGGTGCACCTGGTTTCAGGGGTTCGGTACAGGTGCGTGGTCTTTCGAGCTTAAGTATTTCTGGTAGCGGTAACGAATCTTTCCTGCAACCTACATCACCATTGTATATTATTGATGGTGTGCCTTTAGATGCCGATAAAGCTGCCGAATTTGGTTTTCAAAGCCAGGGCCCAGGGGTTAGTCCGCTTTCATTAATCCCCCAAGAAGATATCGAGAATATCCAGATCCTGAAAGATGCCCAGGCTACTTCCATGTATGGTTCACGAGGTGCTTACGGGGTAATTATCATCACCACCAAAAGAGGTAATTCTAAGGTGCCACGTATCAGATATGTAACCAATGCCTTTGTTAATGCGCCACCTAAATTGCGTGAAACTTTAGGTGGAAATTCTGAACGCTCATTAAAAATTCAGCAAATTATCCTCAATGCACAAAATGTAAACGATATCCGTAACATTTCTAACACACCGTTTTTAGCCGATAGTTTAAATGCCTACTGGAACAACTCTACCGATTGGCAGAACGTATTTTATCAAACTACCTACAATCAGAGTCATAATTTGGCCTTAGATGGTGGCGACCCTAAATTTAACTATAAAGCCAACGTAGGTTATTATACCGAAAAAGGGGTAATTAAAAATACAGGTTACGACCGCTACAACCTGAACATGAATATGGAATTTAAACCAAACGATAAATTCAGGTTCTTTGGTTTCATTAACGGTTCGGTAGGTAAGCAGAATAAAGGTGATGGCGTTGGTTTGTTGCAATCGGGTGTTGCTGCTAATGGGCAGGCTTCTACCTTACTGCCTCCACCTTCTTTCTACCAGGCTTCCGGAGGTGTATTATCGGCTTTACAAACTTTAAACGATAACAACTCGCGGAACTTACGTACCAACGTAGAGGCACGTTATGAATTTATACCGGGTTTGGCGGCTTCTTCTACTTTAAGTTACGATTATACTTCCGATACCGAATCAACATTTACGCCGGCTGCCGCCAATGGTCAGTATGCCAAGCTATACGATTACGTGGGTAGAAACTTTCAGTTGTACAATCGTAATGGTATTACTTATGCCAAAACCTTTGGCGAAAAACACAACATTTTCGTAAATACCTTTAACGAGATTTATAAGCAAGGTGCACAGGCCGGTATTACCCGTCAGGAAAGACTACCGAACGACCAGTTACAAGGTCCTGTAGGTTACGATGATTATAATTCGAGAGGGGGCGGTGTACTGAGCAATTACAGAAATGCAACCATTGCATCATTTGCCGGATCACTTTCTTACGATTACGATAAAAAATATGTGGCCGAATTTTCATATCGTTTAGATGGTACCTCATCAAGTGGATTGGAGAATCCATACTCTAAAAACCCATCTATAGGTTTAAGGTGGAACTTTAACAAAGAAAACTGGTTAGCCGATTTAAAATGGCTATCGTATGGTAGTTTGAGGTTAACCTGGGGGCAAAACATTGTACCTACTGGAAACCTGCAAAGTATTTATGGTATTTATAATCTTAATGGCAACTTTAACAACAACCCTACTATTGGTATCAATTACGATCTTGTTCCTAATCCGAACCTTAAACCAACCACCACTACCCAATATAACCTGGGTTTCGATTTAGGTTTGTTTAACGACAGGCTATCGTTAAACTTCGATACCTATTACAAAAAGGTAGATAACCTGTTGTTTGATAGATTTTTATCAAACACTACAGGGTTTAATAAGCTGGCCAGTAACGATTTGGGTATTGCCAACTATGGCAGCGAGCTAATGGTAACATTCAGGCCGGTAACAAGCAAAAACCTGGATATTTCGGTATCGGTAAATGGTGCGTTAAACCGCGATGTACTGTTAAAACTTCCGGCCGAATACAACGGTCAGTACATCAGGTTCGATGGTTCGGGTTATTTACAGCACAACGTTTTCCGTGTAGGCAGAAATACGCTCTCAAACTATTTAAGAATTAACCAGGGCGTTTACAAAACCGATGCTGATGTACCTGTAGATCCGGTTACCGGAAAAAGGTACCAGAGCAATGGCCAGTTTTTCTTAGGTGGCGATCCGATTATTAAAGATGTTAACGGCGATTATATTTTAGATAACCGCGATTATGAAATTACCGGCAATTCGCAGCCTCTGGTTACAGGAGGTTTATCTACCAACATCAGGTATAAAAACTGGGGTTTAAATGTGTATGCAACCTATACTGCAGACCGGACGATCTTAAACAATGCCCTGGCCGATAGGATTGCCATTATGCGTAACCCTTTCTCGCTAACCTCGGTAGTACCTTTAAACGATCTGAATATCTGGAGAGCACCTGGCGATGTAGCTAAATACCCTTACCCTTATGATTATGCCCGTTTCGATCAGATTCAGCCTCTGCGTGCCGACCAAACCCTTTGGCAGGAAAGCGGAAGCTATTTAAAAGTGAGTAACGTAACACTTTCTTATATGTTCAATAAAAAATGGATCAGCAGATTTGGCCTGAATCAGTTGCGTATTTATGCTTCTACCAACAACCTGATTACCTTTTCGAAATATAGTGGCCCTAACCCAGAAAACGTAACCACATTAGGTCGCGATATTTCAAACGGTTACCCGGTTCCGCGTACCTATAACCTTGGTTTAAACTTAGAACTTAATACAGGCAACTAATCAATATTATTATGAAAAAAGTTATCATTTATACTATAATTATGGCGGCAACTTTCTGTTTGCCTTCCTGTAAAAAGTTTTTAGATGTACAGCCACTCGATAAACTAACCGGAAACAATTTCTTCCAGTCAAAAGAAGACGTGGTGGCCAACATTTATAATTTATCCCGCATTGTTTTTAGCAAGTACAACGAAACCCACTTTATTGGTGCCACTGGTGAGTACCGTTCAGGCGAAGTACTTTATGAGAGTCAATC
The nucleotide sequence above comes from Pedobacter riviphilus. Encoded proteins:
- a CDS encoding SusC/RagA family TonB-linked outer membrane protein, producing MRRNILFYALLIVCIMLGTSAYSQEKFIIVNGTVLDKETKQGVPGVSVILEATNKGLTQTNGKGQFSVNVPVGGTLIFKFLGFNTQKTKITGATNITVTISEDRKALDEVIIVAYQKRSKETTTGSATLIQAKEVQDIPVSNVEQLLQGKVPGLNIQNNTGAPGFRGSVQVRGLSSLSISGSGNESFLQPTSPLYIIDGVPLDADKAAEFGFQSQGPGVSPLSLIPQEDIENIQILKDAQATSMYGSRGAYGVIIITTKRGNSKVPRIRYVTNAFVNAPPKLRETLGGNSERSLKIQQIILNAQNVNDIRNISNTPFLADSLNAYWNNSTDWQNVFYQTTYNQSHNLALDGGDPKFNYKANVGYYTEKGVIKNTGYDRYNLNMNMEFKPNDKFRFFGFINGSVGKQNKGDGVGLLQSGVAANGQASTLLPPPSFYQASGGVLSALQTLNDNNSRNLRTNVEARYEFIPGLAASSTLSYDYTSDTESTFTPAAANGQYAKLYDYVGRNFQLYNRNGITYAKTFGEKHNIFVNTFNEIYKQGAQAGITRQERLPNDQLQGPVGYDDYNSRGGGVLSNYRNATIASFAGSLSYDYDKKYVAEFSYRLDGTSSSGLENPYSKNPSIGLRWNFNKENWLADLKWLSYGSLRLTWGQNIVPTGNLQSIYGIYNLNGNFNNNPTIGINYDLVPNPNLKPTTTTQYNLGFDLGLFNDRLSLNFDTYYKKVDNLLFDRFLSNTTGFNKLASNDLGIANYGSELMVTFRPVTSKNLDISVSVNGALNRDVLLKLPAEYNGQYIRFDGSGYLQHNVFRVGRNTLSNYLRINQGVYKTDADVPVDPVTGKRYQSNGQFFLGGDPIIKDVNGDYILDNRDYEITGNSQPLVTGGLSTNIRYKNWGLNVYATYTADRTILNNALADRIAIMRNPFSLTSVVPLNDLNIWRAPGDVAKYPYPYDYARFDQIQPLRADQTLWQESGSYLKVSNVTLSYMFNKKWISRFGLNQLRIYASTNNLITFSKYSGPNPENVTTLGRDISNGYPVPRTYNLGLNLELNTGN